A genome region from Calliopsis andreniformis isolate RMS-2024a chromosome 2, iyCalAndr_principal, whole genome shotgun sequence includes the following:
- the L(2)gl gene encoding LLGL domain-containing protein l(2)gl isoform X4, with the protein MLKFIRGKGQQPTAERQKLQKDLFAFRKTVQHGFPNKPTALAWDPSLRLMIIGTASGAIKVFGRPGVEFYGQHTIESGENAVTKIVALPNEGRLVSLCDDNSLHLWEINESSVVETKSLSLEGKLKKISAMCLESSGEHLLLGTEGGNIYLLNLKTFVMPDNIIYQDVVMQNVPDDYKKNPGAVEAIAEQPGHPDNILIGYNRGLMVLWNKATPGAQQTFISTQQLESVHWVSETRFVSSHNDGSYAFWSPGSDSMLESTTVYGPFPCKAVTKIFVYPTAEHGELVLFSGGMPRSTYGDRHTITVMAKENEKHVVFDFTSKVIDFFTVFPKQEDGKDADSPEALVVLAEEEVVAIDLTNPEWKMMALPYLVSLHASAVTCSQHVPNVPEELWDNIVAAGKAQTEHLYSDKPWPIDGGIILCQKPGSDKPKARELLLTGHEDGTVRFWNASDVALTPLYKYNSSVLFTGEHLDVLEQPPEDNEDEWPPFRKVGTFDPYSDDPRLAVKKVLLCPLSSTLVVAGTAGHIITATISSEPVNKEIKAVTMNIVNDRDGFVWKGHDHLPARTASISFAVGFQPQNLLQLYPPAAVTALAIHSEWGLLAAGTAHGLAVFDYTRSKAVSVKCTLNPNDLSGSGDTPISRRKSFKKSLRESFRRLRKGRSQRRTNASSPTRNTVPEKKKETSSVASSPSGDLSPVELKPVERQVEARPVDDALGSMVRCLYFARSYIISMQNTTPTLWAGTNNGTVYVFTLAIPAGVRRTEEDVNCTLGKEIQLKHRAPVIAITILDGSSVPLPEPFEAEKGVSPGPDMASPHRVVIASEEQFKIFNLPSLKPYCKYKLTAHEGSRVRKTGFAKFTCPMEPAGTHEETCLLCLTNLGDCLVLSIPELRRQLNAAAIKREDINGISSLTFTKAGEALYLHSSSELQRISLSASKVTKAHCALNLPPNARSSETNTEETQEEIVEGTAETEGETQASQQTSVQRTITENGVVGSTGGEESPKEPSLRPAASTTDVNGEDDRQDLSSIGDITIDSVKDHLLNSSLFRNATSSEELHSRLAGLKMEVTSRTSEISTQNQSMVVKTTTVVSQTTNNTTVNGEVETSQTNETQQMNSTTVEREIRSGTETTTTHATITLPPNVEISAADLANLEVTTTTVTTEKSKAPLARPEEVGS; encoded by the exons ACGGTGCAGCATGGGTTTCCAAACAAACCCACGGCCCTCGCATGGGATCCAAGCCTGCGGCTGATGATCATCGGCACGGCATCCGGCGCCATCAAGGT ATTCGGCAGACCAGGTGTCGAGTTCTACGGGCAACACACCATCGAGAGCGGAGAAAATGCTGTCACGAAGATCGTCGCACTTCCTAACGAG GGTCGTCTGGTGTCCCTTTGCGACGACAACTCCCTTCACCTATGGGAAATCAACGAGAGTTCAGTGGTGGAGACGAAGTCACTTTCGTTGGAGGGTAAATTGAAGAAGATCTCAGCGATGTGTCTCGAATCGAGCGGCGAGCACCTTCTCCTGGGCACAGAGGGTGGCAATATTTACCTCCTGAACCTGAAAACCTTTGTAATGCCTGACAATATCATCTATCAGGACGTCGTGATGCAGAA CGTGCCAGATGATTATAAGAAGAATCCAGGAGCGGTTGAAGCCATAGCGGAACAACCTGGTCACCCAGACAATATTCTGATAGGCTACAATCGTGGCTTAATGGTACTGTGGAACAAAGCGACTCCTGGGGCTCAACAG ACATTCATCTCCACGCAACAGCTGGAATCGGTCCACTGGGTCTCCGAGACCCGTTTCGTTTCGTCGCACAACGACGGATCGTATGCTTTCTGGAGTCCAGGCAGCGATAGTATGCTGGAATCGACCACCGTCTATGGTCCCTTCCCCTGTAAAGCAGTAACTAAGATTTTTGTCTATCCCACCGCAGA GCATGGAGAATTGGTACTGTTTTCGGGGGGAATGCCACGATCGACCTACGGCGATCGTCACACCATCACTGTTATGGCGAAGGAGAACGAGAAACATGTGGTCTTTGACTTTACTTCGAAAGTGATCGACTTCTTCACTGTTTTCCCTAAGCAAGAGGATGGCAAAGACGCTGATAGTCCAGAAGCACTGGTGGTACTAGCGGAAGAAGAAGTTGTAGCCATCGATTTGACTAATCCTGAATGGAAGATGATGGCGTTGCCTTATTTAGTTTCCCTTCATGCCAGCGCG GTCACCTGTTCACAACACGTTCCAAATGTCCCTGAAGAACTCTGGGACAACATAGTTGCCGCAGGGAAAGCGCAAACCGAGCACCTGTATTCGGACAAACCATGGCCTATAGACGGCGGAATCATCCTCTGTCAGAAGCCAGGTAGCGATAAACCCAAAGCCAGGGAATTACTGCTCACTGGTCACGAGGATGGAACCGTTAGATTCTGGAACGCATCTGACGTCGCTCTGACGCCCCTGTACAAATACAACTCATCTGTTCTATTCACTGGCGAGCATTTAGATGTCCTTGAGCAGCCACCCGAAGACAACGAGGACGAGTGGCCACCGTTCAGGAAAGTTGGAACTTTCGACCCGTATTCGGATGATCCTCGACTCGCTGTGAAGAAAGTtttactttgtcctctctcctcGACGTTGGTTGTCGCTGGCACTGCTGGTCACATAATCACAGCTACCATATCGTCTGAGCCAGTAAACAAAGAGATCAAGGCCGTCACGATGAACATCGTGAACGATCGTGATGGATTCGTTTGGAAAGGTCATGATCATCTACCAGCTAGAACAGCCAGCATATCGTTCGCGGTTGGCTTCCAACCGCAGAATCTTCTTCAATTATACCCACCAGCTGCGGTTACCGCGCTGGCTATTCACAGCGAGTGGGGCTTGctagctgctggcactgctcacGGTCTCGCTGTTTTCGATTACACGAGGTCGAAGGCTGTTAGCGTCAAGTGCACACTTAATCCAAATG ATCTTTCTGGATCGGGAGACACACCTATTTCCAGAAGGAAGTCGTTTAAGAAATCGTTGAGAGAGTCTTTCAGGAGATTAAGGAAAGGGAGGTCTCAGCGCCGGACAAATGCTAGCAGTCCAACGAGAAATACGGTGCCAGAGAAGAAGAAGGAAAC TTCCAGTGTCGCTTCTTCTCCGAGTGGCGATCTTTCACCAGTGGAATTGAAACCTGTGGAGAGGCAAGTTGAAGCGAGACCCGTGGACGATGCTTTAGGTTCAATGGTCCGATGTTTATATTTCGCTAGGAGTTATATTATAAGCA TGCAAAACACCACACCCACGCTTTGGGCAGGCACCAACAACGGCACGGTATACGTCTTCACGTTAGCGATACCCGCGGGTGTTAGAAGAACAGAGGAGGATGTAAATTGTACATTAGGGAAAGAGATTCAATTAAAACACAGAGCACCCGTAATCGCGATAACGATTCTCGATGGATCCAGTGTACCCCTACCAGAACCATTCGAAGCCGAAAAGGGCGTGAGTCCTGGCCCAGACATGGCATCTCCACATAGAGTCGTAATCGCCAGCGAAGAGCAgttcaaaatcttcaatcttccatccttgaAGCCATATTGTAAATACAAACTCACCGCGCACGAGGGCTCTCGAGTAAGGAAAACAGGTTTCGCGAAGTTTACTTGCCCCATGGAACCAGCAGGCACACACGAGGAGACCTGTTTGCTTTGCTTGACCAACCTCGGAGATTGTTTAGTGCTCAGTATTCCGGAATTGAGGAGGCAACTCAACGCTGCCGCCATTAAAAGGGAAGACATCAA TGGCATTTCTTCATTGACATTCACGAAGGCAGGCGAAGCTTTATACTTGCACTCGAGTTCAGAACTCCAACGAATTTCATTATCGGCCAGCAAAGTTACGAAAGCGCATTGCGCGTTGAATTTGCCGCCAAATGCTAGATCCTCCGAGACGAACACCGAAGAAACTCAAGAGGAAATCGTGGAAGGTACGGCTGAAACGGAAGGAGAGACACAAGCGAGTCAACAGACTTCTGTGCAGAGGACAATCACGGAAAACGGTGTGGTGGGTTCCA CCGGTGGCGAAGAGTCTCCGAAAGAACCTTCCCTACGACCAGCTGCGAGCACCACTGACGTGAACGGAGAGGACGATCGTCAGGACTTGAGTTCTATCGGAGATATAACGATCGATAGCGTAAAGGATCATTTACT TAACAGTTCACTTTTCAGAAATGCAACGTCTTCCGAAGAACTTCACAGTCGTCTTGCAGGACTTAAAATGGAGGTGACCTCGCGAACCTCGGAGATCTCGACGCAGAATCAGTCGATGGTCGTGAAAACTACGACCGTCGTGTCGCAGACAACCAACAACACCACTGTTAACGGAGAAGTCGAGACAAGTCAGACAAACGAAACGCAACAAATGAACA GCACTACGGTAGAGAGAGAGATACGCAGCGGTACTGAGACAACAACGACACATGCTACCATCACTCTACCCCCAAACGTCGAG ATTAGTGCGGCTGACTTGGCGAATCTGGAGGTAACAACTACCACAGTAACCACAGAGAAGTCCAAAGCTCCGTTGGCCAGGCCTGAAGAAGTTGGTTCTTAG
- the L(2)gl gene encoding LLGL domain-containing protein l(2)gl isoform X5 — MLKFIRGKGQQPTAERQKLQKDLFAFRKTVQHGFPNKPTALAWDPSLRLMIIGTASGAIKVFGRPGVEFYGQHTIESGENAVTKIVALPNEGRLVSLCDDNSLHLWEINESSVVETKSLSLEGKLKKISAMCLESSGEHLLLGTEGGNIYLLNLKTFVMPDNIIYQDVVMQNVPDDYKKNPGAVEAIAEQPGHPDNILIGYNRGLMVLWNKATPGAQQTFISTQQLESVHWVSETRFVSSHNDGSYAFWSPGSDSMLESTTVYGPFPCKAVTKIFVYPTAEHGELVLFSGGMPRSTYGDRHTITVMAKENEKHVVFDFTSKVIDFFTVFPKQEDGKDADSPEALVVLAEEEVVAIDLTNPEWKMMALPYLVSLHASAVTCSQHVPNVPEELWDNIVAAGKAQTEHLYSDKPWPIDGGIILCQKPGSDKPKARELLLTGHEDGTVRFWNASDVALTPLYKYNSSVLFTGEHLDVLEQPPEDNEDEWPPFRKVGTFDPYSDDPRLAVKKVLLCPLSSTLVVAGTAGHIITATISSEPVNKEIKAVTMNIVNDRDGFVWKGHDHLPARTASISFAVGFQPQNLLQLYPPAAVTALAIHSEWGLLAAGTAHGLAVFDYTRSKAVSVKCTLNPNDLSGSGDTPISRRKSFKKSLRESFRRLRKGRSQRRTNASSPTRNTVPEKKKETVASSPSGDLSPVELKPVERQVEARPVDDALGSMVRCLYFARSYIISMQNTTPTLWAGTNNGTVYVFTLAIPAGVRRTEEDVNCTLGKEIQLKHRAPVIAITILDGSSVPLPEPFEAEKGVSPGPDMASPHRVVIASEEQFKIFNLPSLKPYCKYKLTAHEGSRVRKTGFAKFTCPMEPAGTHEETCLLCLTNLGDCLVLSIPELRRQLNAAAIKREDINGISSLTFTKAGEALYLHSSSELQRISLSASKVTKAHCALNLPPNARSSETNTEETQEEIVEGTAETEGETQASQQTSVQRTITENGVVGSTGGEESPKEPSLRPAASTTDVNGEDDRQDLSSIGDITIDSVKDHLLNSSLFRNATSSEELHSRLAGLKMEVTSRTSEISTQNQSMVVKTTTVVSQTTNNTTVNGEVETSQTNETQQMNSTTVEREIRSGTETTTTHATITLPPNVEISAADLANLEVTTTTVTTEKSKAPLARPEEVGS; from the exons ACGGTGCAGCATGGGTTTCCAAACAAACCCACGGCCCTCGCATGGGATCCAAGCCTGCGGCTGATGATCATCGGCACGGCATCCGGCGCCATCAAGGT ATTCGGCAGACCAGGTGTCGAGTTCTACGGGCAACACACCATCGAGAGCGGAGAAAATGCTGTCACGAAGATCGTCGCACTTCCTAACGAG GGTCGTCTGGTGTCCCTTTGCGACGACAACTCCCTTCACCTATGGGAAATCAACGAGAGTTCAGTGGTGGAGACGAAGTCACTTTCGTTGGAGGGTAAATTGAAGAAGATCTCAGCGATGTGTCTCGAATCGAGCGGCGAGCACCTTCTCCTGGGCACAGAGGGTGGCAATATTTACCTCCTGAACCTGAAAACCTTTGTAATGCCTGACAATATCATCTATCAGGACGTCGTGATGCAGAA CGTGCCAGATGATTATAAGAAGAATCCAGGAGCGGTTGAAGCCATAGCGGAACAACCTGGTCACCCAGACAATATTCTGATAGGCTACAATCGTGGCTTAATGGTACTGTGGAACAAAGCGACTCCTGGGGCTCAACAG ACATTCATCTCCACGCAACAGCTGGAATCGGTCCACTGGGTCTCCGAGACCCGTTTCGTTTCGTCGCACAACGACGGATCGTATGCTTTCTGGAGTCCAGGCAGCGATAGTATGCTGGAATCGACCACCGTCTATGGTCCCTTCCCCTGTAAAGCAGTAACTAAGATTTTTGTCTATCCCACCGCAGA GCATGGAGAATTGGTACTGTTTTCGGGGGGAATGCCACGATCGACCTACGGCGATCGTCACACCATCACTGTTATGGCGAAGGAGAACGAGAAACATGTGGTCTTTGACTTTACTTCGAAAGTGATCGACTTCTTCACTGTTTTCCCTAAGCAAGAGGATGGCAAAGACGCTGATAGTCCAGAAGCACTGGTGGTACTAGCGGAAGAAGAAGTTGTAGCCATCGATTTGACTAATCCTGAATGGAAGATGATGGCGTTGCCTTATTTAGTTTCCCTTCATGCCAGCGCG GTCACCTGTTCACAACACGTTCCAAATGTCCCTGAAGAACTCTGGGACAACATAGTTGCCGCAGGGAAAGCGCAAACCGAGCACCTGTATTCGGACAAACCATGGCCTATAGACGGCGGAATCATCCTCTGTCAGAAGCCAGGTAGCGATAAACCCAAAGCCAGGGAATTACTGCTCACTGGTCACGAGGATGGAACCGTTAGATTCTGGAACGCATCTGACGTCGCTCTGACGCCCCTGTACAAATACAACTCATCTGTTCTATTCACTGGCGAGCATTTAGATGTCCTTGAGCAGCCACCCGAAGACAACGAGGACGAGTGGCCACCGTTCAGGAAAGTTGGAACTTTCGACCCGTATTCGGATGATCCTCGACTCGCTGTGAAGAAAGTtttactttgtcctctctcctcGACGTTGGTTGTCGCTGGCACTGCTGGTCACATAATCACAGCTACCATATCGTCTGAGCCAGTAAACAAAGAGATCAAGGCCGTCACGATGAACATCGTGAACGATCGTGATGGATTCGTTTGGAAAGGTCATGATCATCTACCAGCTAGAACAGCCAGCATATCGTTCGCGGTTGGCTTCCAACCGCAGAATCTTCTTCAATTATACCCACCAGCTGCGGTTACCGCGCTGGCTATTCACAGCGAGTGGGGCTTGctagctgctggcactgctcacGGTCTCGCTGTTTTCGATTACACGAGGTCGAAGGCTGTTAGCGTCAAGTGCACACTTAATCCAAATG ATCTTTCTGGATCGGGAGACACACCTATTTCCAGAAGGAAGTCGTTTAAGAAATCGTTGAGAGAGTCTTTCAGGAGATTAAGGAAAGGGAGGTCTCAGCGCCGGACAAATGCTAGCAGTCCAACGAGAAATACGGTGCCAGAGAAGAAGAAGGAAAC TGTCGCTTCTTCTCCGAGTGGCGATCTTTCACCAGTGGAATTGAAACCTGTGGAGAGGCAAGTTGAAGCGAGACCCGTGGACGATGCTTTAGGTTCAATGGTCCGATGTTTATATTTCGCTAGGAGTTATATTATAAGCA TGCAAAACACCACACCCACGCTTTGGGCAGGCACCAACAACGGCACGGTATACGTCTTCACGTTAGCGATACCCGCGGGTGTTAGAAGAACAGAGGAGGATGTAAATTGTACATTAGGGAAAGAGATTCAATTAAAACACAGAGCACCCGTAATCGCGATAACGATTCTCGATGGATCCAGTGTACCCCTACCAGAACCATTCGAAGCCGAAAAGGGCGTGAGTCCTGGCCCAGACATGGCATCTCCACATAGAGTCGTAATCGCCAGCGAAGAGCAgttcaaaatcttcaatcttccatccttgaAGCCATATTGTAAATACAAACTCACCGCGCACGAGGGCTCTCGAGTAAGGAAAACAGGTTTCGCGAAGTTTACTTGCCCCATGGAACCAGCAGGCACACACGAGGAGACCTGTTTGCTTTGCTTGACCAACCTCGGAGATTGTTTAGTGCTCAGTATTCCGGAATTGAGGAGGCAACTCAACGCTGCCGCCATTAAAAGGGAAGACATCAA TGGCATTTCTTCATTGACATTCACGAAGGCAGGCGAAGCTTTATACTTGCACTCGAGTTCAGAACTCCAACGAATTTCATTATCGGCCAGCAAAGTTACGAAAGCGCATTGCGCGTTGAATTTGCCGCCAAATGCTAGATCCTCCGAGACGAACACCGAAGAAACTCAAGAGGAAATCGTGGAAGGTACGGCTGAAACGGAAGGAGAGACACAAGCGAGTCAACAGACTTCTGTGCAGAGGACAATCACGGAAAACGGTGTGGTGGGTTCCA CCGGTGGCGAAGAGTCTCCGAAAGAACCTTCCCTACGACCAGCTGCGAGCACCACTGACGTGAACGGAGAGGACGATCGTCAGGACTTGAGTTCTATCGGAGATATAACGATCGATAGCGTAAAGGATCATTTACT TAACAGTTCACTTTTCAGAAATGCAACGTCTTCCGAAGAACTTCACAGTCGTCTTGCAGGACTTAAAATGGAGGTGACCTCGCGAACCTCGGAGATCTCGACGCAGAATCAGTCGATGGTCGTGAAAACTACGACCGTCGTGTCGCAGACAACCAACAACACCACTGTTAACGGAGAAGTCGAGACAAGTCAGACAAACGAAACGCAACAAATGAACA GCACTACGGTAGAGAGAGAGATACGCAGCGGTACTGAGACAACAACGACACATGCTACCATCACTCTACCCCCAAACGTCGAG ATTAGTGCGGCTGACTTGGCGAATCTGGAGGTAACAACTACCACAGTAACCACAGAGAAGTCCAAAGCTCCGTTGGCCAGGCCTGAAGAAGTTGGTTCTTAG
- the L(2)gl gene encoding LLGL domain-containing protein l(2)gl isoform X10, whose product MLKFIRGKGQQPTAERQKLQKDLFAFRKTVQHGFPNKPTALAWDPSLRLMIIGTASGAIKVFGRPGVEFYGQHTIESGENAVTKIVALPNEGRLVSLCDDNSLHLWEINESSVVETKSLSLEGKLKKISAMCLESSGEHLLLGTEGGNIYLLNLKTFVMPDNIIYQDVVMQNVPDDYKKNPGAVEAIAEQPGHPDNILIGYNRGLMVLWNKATPGAQQLMGLFSRTQTFISTQQLESVHWVSETRFVSSHNDGSYAFWSPGSDSMLESTTVYGPFPCKAVTKIFVYPTAEHGELVLFSGGMPRSTYGDRHTITVMAKENEKHVVFDFTSKVIDFFTVFPKQEDGKDADSPEALVVLAEEEVVAIDLTNPEWKMMALPYLVSLHASAVTCSQHVPNVPEELWDNIVAAGKAQTEHLYSDKPWPIDGGIILCQKPGSDKPKARELLLTGHEDGTVRFWNASDVALTPLYKYNSSVLFTGEHLDVLEQPPEDNEDEWPPFRKVGTFDPYSDDPRLAVKKVLLCPLSSTLVVAGTAGHIITATISSEPVNKEIKAVTMNIVNDRDGFVWKGHDHLPARTASISFAVGFQPQNLLQLYPPAAVTALAIHSEWGLLAAGTAHGLAVFDYTRSKAVSVKCTLNPNDLSGSGDTPISRRKSFKKSLRESFRRLRKGRSQRRTNASSPTRNTVPEKKKETSSVASSPSGDLSPVELKPVERQVEARPVDDALGSMVRCLYFARSYIISMQNTTPTLWAGTNNGTVYVFTLAIPAGVRRTEEDVNCTLGKEIQLKHRAPVIAITILDGSSVPLPEPFEAEKGVSPGPDMASPHRVVIASEEQFKIFNLPSLKPYCKYKLTAHEGSRVRKTGFAKFTCPMEPAGTHEETCLLCLTNLGDCLVLSIPELRRQLNAAAIKREDINGISSLTFTKAGEALYLHSSSELQRISLSASKVTKAHCALNLPPNARSSETNTEETQEEIVEGTAETEGETQASQQTSVQRTITENGVVGSN is encoded by the exons ACGGTGCAGCATGGGTTTCCAAACAAACCCACGGCCCTCGCATGGGATCCAAGCCTGCGGCTGATGATCATCGGCACGGCATCCGGCGCCATCAAGGT ATTCGGCAGACCAGGTGTCGAGTTCTACGGGCAACACACCATCGAGAGCGGAGAAAATGCTGTCACGAAGATCGTCGCACTTCCTAACGAG GGTCGTCTGGTGTCCCTTTGCGACGACAACTCCCTTCACCTATGGGAAATCAACGAGAGTTCAGTGGTGGAGACGAAGTCACTTTCGTTGGAGGGTAAATTGAAGAAGATCTCAGCGATGTGTCTCGAATCGAGCGGCGAGCACCTTCTCCTGGGCACAGAGGGTGGCAATATTTACCTCCTGAACCTGAAAACCTTTGTAATGCCTGACAATATCATCTATCAGGACGTCGTGATGCAGAA CGTGCCAGATGATTATAAGAAGAATCCAGGAGCGGTTGAAGCCATAGCGGAACAACCTGGTCACCCAGACAATATTCTGATAGGCTACAATCGTGGCTTAATGGTACTGTGGAACAAAGCGACTCCTGGGGCTCAACAG CTGATGGGTTTGTTTTCGCGTACGCAGACATTCATCTCCACGCAACAGCTGGAATCGGTCCACTGGGTCTCCGAGACCCGTTTCGTTTCGTCGCACAACGACGGATCGTATGCTTTCTGGAGTCCAGGCAGCGATAGTATGCTGGAATCGACCACCGTCTATGGTCCCTTCCCCTGTAAAGCAGTAACTAAGATTTTTGTCTATCCCACCGCAGA GCATGGAGAATTGGTACTGTTTTCGGGGGGAATGCCACGATCGACCTACGGCGATCGTCACACCATCACTGTTATGGCGAAGGAGAACGAGAAACATGTGGTCTTTGACTTTACTTCGAAAGTGATCGACTTCTTCACTGTTTTCCCTAAGCAAGAGGATGGCAAAGACGCTGATAGTCCAGAAGCACTGGTGGTACTAGCGGAAGAAGAAGTTGTAGCCATCGATTTGACTAATCCTGAATGGAAGATGATGGCGTTGCCTTATTTAGTTTCCCTTCATGCCAGCGCG GTCACCTGTTCACAACACGTTCCAAATGTCCCTGAAGAACTCTGGGACAACATAGTTGCCGCAGGGAAAGCGCAAACCGAGCACCTGTATTCGGACAAACCATGGCCTATAGACGGCGGAATCATCCTCTGTCAGAAGCCAGGTAGCGATAAACCCAAAGCCAGGGAATTACTGCTCACTGGTCACGAGGATGGAACCGTTAGATTCTGGAACGCATCTGACGTCGCTCTGACGCCCCTGTACAAATACAACTCATCTGTTCTATTCACTGGCGAGCATTTAGATGTCCTTGAGCAGCCACCCGAAGACAACGAGGACGAGTGGCCACCGTTCAGGAAAGTTGGAACTTTCGACCCGTATTCGGATGATCCTCGACTCGCTGTGAAGAAAGTtttactttgtcctctctcctcGACGTTGGTTGTCGCTGGCACTGCTGGTCACATAATCACAGCTACCATATCGTCTGAGCCAGTAAACAAAGAGATCAAGGCCGTCACGATGAACATCGTGAACGATCGTGATGGATTCGTTTGGAAAGGTCATGATCATCTACCAGCTAGAACAGCCAGCATATCGTTCGCGGTTGGCTTCCAACCGCAGAATCTTCTTCAATTATACCCACCAGCTGCGGTTACCGCGCTGGCTATTCACAGCGAGTGGGGCTTGctagctgctggcactgctcacGGTCTCGCTGTTTTCGATTACACGAGGTCGAAGGCTGTTAGCGTCAAGTGCACACTTAATCCAAATG ATCTTTCTGGATCGGGAGACACACCTATTTCCAGAAGGAAGTCGTTTAAGAAATCGTTGAGAGAGTCTTTCAGGAGATTAAGGAAAGGGAGGTCTCAGCGCCGGACAAATGCTAGCAGTCCAACGAGAAATACGGTGCCAGAGAAGAAGAAGGAAAC TTCCAGTGTCGCTTCTTCTCCGAGTGGCGATCTTTCACCAGTGGAATTGAAACCTGTGGAGAGGCAAGTTGAAGCGAGACCCGTGGACGATGCTTTAGGTTCAATGGTCCGATGTTTATATTTCGCTAGGAGTTATATTATAAGCA TGCAAAACACCACACCCACGCTTTGGGCAGGCACCAACAACGGCACGGTATACGTCTTCACGTTAGCGATACCCGCGGGTGTTAGAAGAACAGAGGAGGATGTAAATTGTACATTAGGGAAAGAGATTCAATTAAAACACAGAGCACCCGTAATCGCGATAACGATTCTCGATGGATCCAGTGTACCCCTACCAGAACCATTCGAAGCCGAAAAGGGCGTGAGTCCTGGCCCAGACATGGCATCTCCACATAGAGTCGTAATCGCCAGCGAAGAGCAgttcaaaatcttcaatcttccatccttgaAGCCATATTGTAAATACAAACTCACCGCGCACGAGGGCTCTCGAGTAAGGAAAACAGGTTTCGCGAAGTTTACTTGCCCCATGGAACCAGCAGGCACACACGAGGAGACCTGTTTGCTTTGCTTGACCAACCTCGGAGATTGTTTAGTGCTCAGTATTCCGGAATTGAGGAGGCAACTCAACGCTGCCGCCATTAAAAGGGAAGACATCAA TGGCATTTCTTCATTGACATTCACGAAGGCAGGCGAAGCTTTATACTTGCACTCGAGTTCAGAACTCCAACGAATTTCATTATCGGCCAGCAAAGTTACGAAAGCGCATTGCGCGTTGAATTTGCCGCCAAATGCTAGATCCTCCGAGACGAACACCGAAGAAACTCAAGAGGAAATCGTGGAAGGTACGGCTGAAACGGAAGGAGAGACACAAGCGAGTCAACAGACTTCTGTGCAGAGGACAATCACGGAAAACGGTGTGGTGGGTTCCA ATTAG